A window from Streptomyces sp. NBC_00299 encodes these proteins:
- a CDS encoding urea amidolyase associated protein UAAP1: MATATTYGARDHARAQEGARAEAMPVVPATDWPDPPCEAGHLVWAETVAGGNYTHRVLARGTELRLTDLRGDACAHLLLFAADRPWERLNVADTVKVQWNAYLGEGRLLLSDQGRVLASVVADTSGRHDALCGTSTLVRNTGRYGDGTPQSPSPAGRELFKLAAAKNGLEPRDLPPSLSFFQGVEVREDGTLDFTGSAGPGASVTLRAEQDVTVLIANVPHPIDPRAEYVSTPLEVLAWRAGATAPGDPLWDATPEGRRAFLNTAEFLAARGLA, translated from the coding sequence ATGGCGACAGCGACCACGTACGGAGCCCGTGACCATGCCCGTGCCCAGGAAGGGGCACGGGCCGAGGCGATGCCCGTCGTCCCGGCCACCGACTGGCCGGACCCGCCCTGCGAGGCGGGCCACCTGGTGTGGGCGGAGACGGTGGCGGGCGGCAACTACACGCACCGGGTACTCGCCCGCGGCACGGAGCTGCGGCTGACCGACCTGCGCGGCGATGCCTGCGCGCATCTGCTGCTGTTCGCGGCCGACCGCCCCTGGGAGCGGCTGAACGTCGCCGACACGGTGAAGGTGCAGTGGAACGCCTACCTCGGCGAGGGCCGCCTGCTGCTCTCCGACCAAGGTCGCGTCCTCGCCTCCGTCGTCGCCGACACCTCCGGCCGGCACGACGCCCTGTGCGGCACCTCCACGCTCGTGCGCAACACCGGGCGGTACGGCGACGGCACCCCGCAGTCCCCCTCCCCCGCAGGCCGCGAACTGTTCAAGCTGGCCGCCGCGAAGAACGGCCTGGAGCCTCGGGATCTGCCGCCCTCGCTGTCCTTCTTCCAGGGCGTGGAGGTCCGCGAGGACGGCACCCTGGACTTCACCGGCTCGGCCGGACCCGGCGCGAGCGTGACCCTGCGCGCCGAGCAGGACGTGACCGTTCTGATCGCCAACGTGCCGCATCCGATCGATCCCCGCGCCGAGTACGTCAGCACCCCGCTGGAGGTCCTCGCCTGGCGGGCCGGGGCGACCGCGCCCGGCGACCCCTTGTGGGACGCCACGCCCGAGGGCCGCCGCGCCTTCCTCAACACCGCCGAGTTCCTGGCCGCGAGGGGGCTCGCATGA
- the atzF gene encoding allophanate hydrolase translates to MQTGESKVEEHRMSTTASRVRAAYARIEATGRPEIWIGLRPQEEVEAEARLIDERVSGGERLPLAGRLFAAKGNIDVEGLPTTAGCPSYAYDPEADAPVVARLRAAGAIVLGTTNLDQFATGLVGTRSPYGAVRGAHDPGRISGGSSSGSAVAVALGIVDFALGTDTAGSGRVPAAFNGIVGLKPTRGLVPTTGVVPACASIDCVTVFARTLPEAEQALSFMTSPPARALPALPVRAPGPWRIAVPPTHQLGELDEGWAEAYEAAVRHLAAAGAEIRPLDLTPFTEAAAMLYEGAFVAERYTAVGSFVDKAMAEGDTALDPTVAGIITRARDIPAHRLFADQDRLAALRARAEAELDDADALLVPTAPGHPTLAEVAADPLGANARLGRFTNSTNLFDLAAVAVPAGEVNGLPFGVMLLGPAFTDDRLARVAGLLQPEVRLAVVGAHLTGQPLNSQLLALGARFDRTIATAPVYRLHALPTSPPKPGLVHVGPGAGGAAIEAEVWRLPADGLGRLLADLPRPMALGRVELADGSHVPGFLCEPAALAGAEDITSYGGWRAYLRGDRT, encoded by the coding sequence TTGCAGACAGGTGAGTCGAAAGTCGAGGAGCACCGTATGTCCACCACTGCCTCCCGCGTCCGCGCGGCCTACGCCCGCATCGAGGCCACGGGCCGCCCCGAGATCTGGATCGGCCTGCGCCCGCAGGAGGAGGTGGAGGCCGAGGCCCGGCTGATCGACGAACGGGTGTCCGGCGGGGAGAGACTCCCGCTCGCGGGGCGCCTGTTCGCCGCCAAGGGCAACATCGACGTCGAGGGCCTCCCGACGACGGCGGGCTGCCCTTCGTACGCCTACGATCCCGAGGCCGACGCACCCGTCGTCGCCCGGCTGCGCGCGGCCGGTGCGATCGTGCTCGGCACCACCAACCTCGACCAGTTCGCGACGGGCCTGGTCGGCACCCGCTCCCCCTACGGCGCGGTCCGGGGCGCCCATGACCCGGGCAGGATCAGCGGTGGCTCCAGCTCCGGCTCGGCCGTCGCGGTGGCACTCGGCATCGTCGACTTCGCGCTCGGCACGGACACGGCCGGCTCGGGCCGGGTCCCGGCCGCTTTCAACGGCATCGTCGGCCTCAAGCCCACCCGGGGCCTGGTGCCGACGACCGGCGTCGTCCCGGCCTGCGCGTCGATCGACTGCGTGACGGTGTTCGCGCGGACGCTTCCGGAGGCCGAGCAGGCACTGTCGTTCATGACGTCCCCGCCCGCCCGCGCCCTGCCCGCGCTCCCCGTGCGGGCGCCGGGGCCCTGGCGCATCGCCGTCCCGCCGACTCACCAGCTCGGCGAACTGGACGAGGGCTGGGCCGAGGCCTACGAGGCAGCCGTACGGCACCTCGCAGCCGCCGGCGCCGAGATCCGCCCCCTCGACCTCACCCCGTTCACCGAGGCCGCCGCGATGCTGTACGAGGGCGCCTTCGTCGCCGAGCGCTACACGGCCGTGGGGAGCTTTGTCGACAAGGCGATGGCCGAGGGCGACACGGCCCTCGATCCCACCGTCGCCGGCATCATCACCCGCGCCCGCGACATCCCGGCCCACCGGCTCTTCGCCGACCAGGACCGGCTCGCCGCCCTGCGCGCACGGGCCGAGGCCGAACTCGACGACGCGGACGCCCTGTTGGTCCCCACCGCGCCGGGCCATCCGACCCTCGCCGAGGTGGCCGCCGACCCGCTCGGCGCCAACGCCCGGCTGGGCCGCTTCACCAACTCCACGAACCTGTTCGACCTGGCGGCGGTCGCCGTCCCGGCCGGTGAGGTGAACGGCCTGCCCTTCGGCGTGATGCTGCTCGGCCCCGCGTTCACGGACGACCGGCTGGCCCGGGTCGCCGGACTGCTCCAGCCGGAGGTCCGCCTCGCGGTGGTCGGGGCGCACCTCACGGGCCAGCCCCTCAACTCGCAGCTTCTCGCCCTGGGCGCCCGTTTCGACCGTACGATCGCCACGGCCCCCGTCTACCGGCTGCACGCGCTGCCCACGTCCCCGCCCAAGCCGGGCCTGGTCCATGTCGGCCCCGGCGCGGGAGGAGCGGCGATCGAGGCGGAGGTGTGGCGGCTCCCGGCGGATGGGCTCGGCCGGCTCCTCGCCGACCTGCCCAGGCCGATGGCCCTGGGGCGCGTGGAACTGGCGGACGGCAGCCACGTCCCGGGGTTCCTGTGCGAGCCTGCGGCCTTGGCGGGCGCCGAGGACATCACGTCGTACGGCGGCTGGCGGGCGTATCTCAGGGGAGACCGCACCTGA
- a CDS encoding 5-oxoprolinase/urea amidolyase family protein translates to MSFDTLLVANRGEIAVRIIRTAHELGLRTVAVYSDADRSAPHVRLADQAVRLGPAPAKESYLDADLILKAAKDSGAGAIHPGYGFLSEDAAFARRCEDAGIVFVGPTPEQLELFGAKHTARAAATAAGVPLAPGTGLLGSLTEALEEARVIGYPVMLKATGGGGGIGMSACRSADELTDSWERVQRVAAASFSSAGVFLERLVERARHIEVQVFGDGAGAVVTFGDRDCTLQRRNQKVVEEAPAPSLPALIRDQLASAAHDLCASVGYRSAGTVEFVYDAAREEAYFLEVNTRLQVEHPVTEEIYGVDLVAWMLRLARGERDVVRDPGTPRGHAVEARLYAEDPARDHRPGAGLLTRVEFPSGVRVDGWVETGTEVTTSYDPMLAKIIAYGPDRAHALRRLDEALARTRVDGIETNLGLVRAALADRRFRDATHSTATLATVADPTPRIEVVAGGTLTTVQDWPGRTGYWQVGVPPSGPMDDRSFRLGNRALGNPEGTPGLECTLQGPALRFTHATTVCVTGAPATVTVDGTAVPQWEPVTVPAGAVLEVAAPAEHGLRTYVLVAGGLDVPAFLGSASTFTLGRFGGHGGRTLRTGDVLHGGAVTEGRPVPEPDRPSFGSAWQVAAAEGPHAAPEFFTEDDIRDFYAAEWKVHFNSARTGIRLVGPRPRWARTDGGEAGLHPSNIHDTPYSVGAVDYTGDMPVLLGPDGPSLGGFVCPATVISSERWKLGQLRPGDTVRFLPVDVAGAPRPALVDGGILARDGDVTYRRSGDDNLLVEFGPMQLDLALRMRVHALMETVAGAGRDGIADLTPGIRSLQIRTDPARLPQDELLAEVREMVAALPPSDELVVPSRTVHLPLSWDDPATREAIARYMAGVRDDAPWCPWNIEFIRRVNGLASVEDVYRTVFDAEYLVLGLGDVYLGAPVATPLDPRHRLVTTKYNPARTWTAENSVGIGGAYLCVYGMEGPGGYQFVGRTTQVWSGWQQRGAFEPGSPWLLRFFDRIRWYPVSAEELLELRADLTSGRFVPRIEEGTFSLAEYRAFLDEHAESIAQFRCRQQAAFAAERDAWEAAGEFARADAAVAPAAPPAEVSVPAGGRLVEAEFAASVWQVNVRPGDEVTAGQPLLALEAMKMESRVHAPVAGVVAEILAGPGDQVEAGTALVVLAPARGSDPSTELADR, encoded by the coding sequence ATGAGCTTCGACACGCTGCTGGTCGCCAACCGGGGCGAAATAGCGGTCCGGATCATCCGCACGGCCCACGAACTGGGCCTCAGGACAGTGGCGGTGTACTCCGACGCCGACCGGTCCGCACCCCACGTACGGCTCGCCGACCAGGCCGTACGGCTCGGCCCCGCGCCCGCGAAGGAGTCGTACCTCGACGCCGACCTGATCCTGAAGGCGGCCAAGGACAGCGGGGCCGGGGCGATCCACCCCGGGTACGGCTTCCTGTCGGAGGACGCGGCGTTCGCCCGGCGCTGCGAGGACGCCGGGATCGTGTTCGTCGGCCCGACGCCCGAGCAGCTGGAGTTGTTCGGAGCCAAGCACACGGCGCGGGCGGCGGCGACGGCGGCGGGCGTACCGCTGGCACCGGGGACGGGCCTGCTCGGGTCACTCACCGAGGCACTCGAAGAAGCCCGGGTCATCGGCTATCCCGTCATGCTCAAGGCGACCGGCGGCGGTGGCGGAATCGGCATGTCGGCATGTCGCTCCGCCGACGAACTGACCGATTCCTGGGAGCGCGTCCAGCGTGTCGCCGCCGCCTCCTTCTCCTCGGCCGGTGTCTTCCTGGAACGGCTCGTCGAGCGGGCCCGCCACATCGAGGTCCAGGTCTTCGGCGACGGCGCGGGCGCGGTGGTGACCTTCGGCGACCGGGACTGCACGCTGCAGCGCCGCAACCAGAAGGTGGTGGAGGAGGCCCCGGCGCCAAGCCTCCCGGCCCTCATACGCGACCAACTGGCCTCCGCCGCACATGACTTGTGCGCCTCCGTCGGCTACCGCTCGGCCGGAACCGTCGAGTTCGTGTACGACGCCGCCCGCGAGGAGGCGTACTTCCTGGAGGTCAACACCCGCCTCCAGGTGGAGCACCCGGTCACCGAGGAGATCTACGGCGTCGACCTGGTCGCCTGGATGCTGCGCCTGGCGCGCGGCGAGCGGGACGTCGTCCGCGATCCGGGCACCCCGCGCGGCCACGCCGTCGAGGCCCGCCTCTACGCCGAGGACCCGGCACGCGATCACCGGCCCGGCGCGGGCCTGCTGACCCGGGTGGAGTTCCCGAGCGGGGTGCGGGTCGACGGCTGGGTCGAGACAGGCACCGAGGTGACGACGTCGTACGACCCGATGCTCGCGAAGATCATCGCGTACGGCCCCGACCGCGCGCACGCGCTGCGCCGGCTGGACGAGGCGCTGGCCCGCACCCGCGTCGACGGGATCGAGACGAACCTCGGCCTGGTGCGCGCGGCGCTCGCCGACCGCCGTTTCCGCGACGCCACCCACTCGACGGCGACCCTCGCCACCGTCGCCGACCCGACGCCCCGCATCGAGGTCGTCGCCGGCGGCACCCTCACCACCGTGCAGGACTGGCCGGGCCGCACCGGCTACTGGCAGGTCGGCGTTCCGCCCAGCGGCCCGATGGACGACCGGTCCTTCCGGCTCGGCAACCGGGCGCTGGGCAACCCCGAGGGCACCCCGGGACTCGAATGCACGCTCCAGGGACCGGCGTTGAGGTTCACGCACGCCACCACCGTGTGCGTGACGGGCGCCCCTGCCACGGTCACCGTCGACGGTACGGCTGTGCCGCAGTGGGAGCCGGTGACGGTGCCGGCGGGCGCCGTACTGGAGGTCGCAGCGCCGGCCGAGCACGGTCTGCGGACGTACGTCCTCGTCGCGGGCGGTCTCGACGTCCCCGCGTTCCTGGGCAGCGCGAGCACCTTCACGCTCGGGCGCTTCGGCGGCCACGGCGGACGCACGCTGCGGACGGGCGACGTACTGCACGGCGGGGCGGTCACCGAGGGAAGGCCGGTTCCCGAGCCGGACCGCCCTTCCTTCGGCTCCGCATGGCAGGTGGCCGCCGCCGAAGGACCGCATGCCGCCCCGGAGTTCTTCACCGAGGACGACATCCGCGACTTCTACGCCGCCGAGTGGAAGGTGCATTTCAACTCCGCGCGGACCGGCATCCGACTCGTCGGCCCGAGGCCTCGCTGGGCGCGCACCGACGGCGGTGAGGCGGGCCTGCATCCGTCCAACATCCATGACACGCCGTACTCCGTCGGAGCCGTCGACTACACCGGCGACATGCCGGTGCTGCTCGGCCCGGACGGCCCGTCGCTGGGCGGGTTCGTGTGCCCGGCGACCGTGATCAGCTCCGAGCGCTGGAAACTGGGCCAGCTCCGCCCGGGGGACACCGTGCGCTTCCTGCCGGTGGACGTGGCCGGCGCGCCCCGCCCGGCCCTCGTGGACGGCGGCATCCTCGCCCGCGACGGCGATGTGACGTACCGGCGCAGCGGTGACGACAACCTGCTGGTCGAGTTCGGGCCGATGCAGCTGGACCTGGCCCTGCGCATGCGTGTCCACGCGCTGATGGAGACGGTGGCCGGGGCGGGCCGGGACGGCATCGCCGACCTGACCCCGGGCATCCGCTCGCTCCAGATCCGCACGGATCCGGCGCGGCTGCCGCAAGATGAACTCCTTGCCGAGGTGCGGGAGATGGTGGCCGCACTGCCGCCCTCCGACGAACTCGTCGTCCCCTCCCGGACGGTCCATCTCCCCCTCTCCTGGGACGACCCGGCCACGCGCGAGGCGATCGCCCGCTACATGGCGGGGGTGCGGGACGACGCGCCCTGGTGCCCGTGGAACATCGAGTTCATCCGCCGCGTCAACGGCCTGGCGTCGGTCGAGGACGTGTACCGCACGGTCTTCGACGCGGAGTACCTGGTCCTGGGGCTGGGCGACGTGTACCTGGGCGCCCCGGTGGCGACCCCGCTGGACCCCCGCCACCGCCTGGTGACCACCAAGTACAACCCGGCTCGCACCTGGACGGCGGAGAACTCGGTCGGCATCGGCGGGGCGTACCTGTGCGTCTACGGCATGGAGGGGCCGGGCGGCTACCAGTTCGTGGGCCGTACGACCCAGGTGTGGTCGGGGTGGCAGCAGCGTGGGGCGTTCGAGCCGGGGTCGCCCTGGCTGCTGCGGTTCTTCGACCGGATCAGGTGGTATCCGGTGAGCGCCGAGGAACTTCTGGAGCTGCGGGCGGACCTCACGTCCGGGCGGTTCGTGCCGCGCATCGAGGAGGGCACCTTCTCGCTCGCCGAGTACCGGGCCTTCCTGGACGAGCACGCCGAGTCGATCGCGCAGTTCAGGTGCCGGCAGCAGGCGGCCTTCGCGGCGGAGCGGGACGCGTGGGAGGCGGCCGGCGAGTTCGCGCGGGCGGATGCGGCCGTGGCGCCCGCCGCACCCCCGGCCGAGGTGAGCGTCCCGGCCGGCGGCCGGCTCGTCGAGGCCGAGTTCGCGGCGTCCGTCTGGCAGGTGAACGTACGGCCGGGTGACGAGGTGACGGCCGGACAGCCGCTGCTCGCCCTGGAGGCGATGAAGATGGAGTCCAGGGTGCACGCGCCGGTCGCCGGCGTGGTCGCCGAGATCCTGGCCGGGCCCGGGGACCAGGTGGAGGCGGGAACGGCTCTGGTGGTCCTCGCGCCCGCCCGGGGAAGCGACCCGTCAACCGAGCTTGCAGACAGGTGA
- a CDS encoding urea amidolyase associated protein UAAP2: MKAVVAARAAWSHVVRAGETLTITDLHGNQAVDFLVHDAHDTSVRYSAPDTIHAQGNIFLTTGSVLLSNEHTPLMTVVADDVGRHDTVGGACSKESNTLRYGHHTWSQHACVDNFLAEGAQHGLGKRDLVSNINWYMNVPVEKDGTLGIVDGISAPGLSLTLRAERDVLVLVSNCPQINNPCNGFEPTSVQMTVTEAGSA, from the coding sequence ATGAAGGCCGTCGTCGCCGCCCGCGCCGCCTGGTCGCACGTCGTCCGCGCCGGCGAGACGCTCACCATCACCGACCTGCACGGCAACCAGGCCGTCGACTTCCTCGTCCACGACGCCCACGACACATCGGTCCGCTACAGCGCCCCCGACACCATCCACGCCCAGGGGAACATCTTCCTGACCACGGGCAGTGTGCTGTTGTCGAACGAGCACACCCCTTTGATGACGGTGGTCGCGGACGACGTCGGCCGCCACGACACGGTCGGCGGCGCCTGCTCCAAGGAGTCGAACACGCTTCGGTACGGCCACCACACCTGGTCGCAGCACGCCTGTGTGGACAACTTCCTCGCCGAGGGCGCCCAGCACGGCCTCGGCAAGCGCGACCTCGTCTCCAACATCAACTGGTACATGAACGTGCCGGTCGAGAAGGACGGCACCCTCGGGATCGTCGACGGCATCTCGGCACCCGGGCTGTCCCTGACCCTGCGTGCCGAGCGCGACGTCCTGGTCCTGGTCTCCAACTGCCCCCAGATCAACAACCCCTGCAACGGATTCGAGCCGACGTCCGTGCAGATGACGGTCACCGAGGCGGGCAGCGCATGA